A single window of Oceanococcus atlanticus DNA harbors:
- a CDS encoding ATP phosphoribosyltransferase regulatory subunit: MQWLLPEGVDEILPPGGWVLEDIRRRLLDEFRQRGYELILPPLVEHADALLSGVGSDLDLQTFRLTDQLSGRQLAVRADITPQAARIDARHLAASGIARVCYLGTVMRTRPDVPGGARCYRQLGAELFGDDSVQADAEVIGVMLTMLQLCELQDVHLDLGHVGVFRALAGQLGLQAQDEQTLFDLLQLKAVGDLQAWCAAQGLSSAQSDDLVALCTLHGGPEVLERARARFAQQPEVMQAVDTLDTLCAALKSQGWKQPVHLDFAELHGYRYHTGVMFAAYRPGQGRELARGGRYNGVGANFGADRPATGFSADLNRLVSLGHGLKES; the protein is encoded by the coding sequence AAGACATCCGCCGCCGTTTGCTGGATGAGTTTCGCCAGCGCGGTTATGAGCTCATTCTGCCGCCCTTGGTCGAGCATGCCGATGCACTGCTCTCGGGGGTTGGTTCCGATCTGGATCTGCAGACTTTTAGGCTCACCGATCAGCTCAGTGGCCGCCAGCTGGCCGTGCGCGCTGACATCACCCCGCAGGCCGCGCGGATCGATGCGCGCCACCTGGCGGCCAGTGGTATCGCGCGGGTGTGCTATCTCGGCACCGTGATGCGCACGCGCCCTGATGTGCCTGGTGGCGCCCGCTGTTACCGGCAGTTGGGGGCTGAATTGTTTGGTGATGACAGCGTGCAGGCTGACGCCGAAGTGATCGGTGTAATGCTGACCATGTTGCAGTTGTGCGAGCTGCAGGATGTGCATCTGGATCTGGGCCATGTCGGCGTGTTCCGGGCGCTGGCCGGGCAGCTGGGCTTGCAGGCGCAAGATGAACAGACGCTGTTTGATCTGCTGCAGCTTAAGGCTGTGGGAGATTTGCAGGCCTGGTGTGCCGCGCAGGGTTTGAGCTCAGCGCAGAGTGACGACCTGGTTGCGCTGTGCACTTTGCATGGAGGGCCTGAGGTGCTGGAACGCGCGCGCGCGCGCTTCGCGCAGCAGCCTGAAGTCATGCAGGCCGTGGATACGCTGGACACGCTGTGCGCCGCGCTCAAATCACAGGGTTGGAAACAGCCTGTGCATCTGGATTTCGCTGAACTGCATGGATACCGCTATCACACCGGCGTGATGTTTGCGGCATACCGCCCCGGGCAGGGGCGCGAATTGGCCCGTGGTGGGCGTTACAACGGCGTCGGCGCAAACTTTGGTGCCGACCGCCCTGCGACCGGCTTCAGTGCCGATCTTAATCGTCTGGTGTCCCTGGGGCACGGACTCAAGGAGTCTTGA